Proteins encoded within one genomic window of Amycolatopsis sp. 2-15:
- a CDS encoding RHS repeat-associated core domain-containing protein: MSNPLIAPTQDSTKAYSGISLLESANDLSTAIESGDWASVAMGAVGTALDALSMAMDPFGAILAAGVSWLMEHVGPLKDALNGLTGNADQIKAQSETWANVAKELGSVSSDLTDAINADLQSWTGSASDAYRQRGQDLATSLQAAQKGCEGASSGVKTAGEVVAAVRTLVRDIISELIGHMISWALQVVFTLGIGLAWVVPQVVSAVAKTASQITGLVTKLVKALKALVPLLKKAGTLFEDAGKAFKGLKGGKVTPPPKTKDLSGTPKAPPGKTPGGDGGGTPKGGGYEGTPKDYTPPPGKSGADDSTKSSGYEGNPKDYTPPPGKSSGDDSTSASGYNGDAKDYTPPLASKGGDDATHASSSGGGGSTGGGGAPPPVKSDPPPLKTDPDPVPAGAGGGGTPKGGTPKSPPPSNKPDNPRDTSVDKDSRVCASDPVDVATGEMILDQTDLVLPLDLELSLERTHVSSYRAGRWFGRSWASTVDQRLEVDDEDVCYFSPDGMVLVYPLPAPGTTQLPVEGRRLPLTRRLDGGYVLEEPLRGTSLRFDPVVGEAPGVLPLTAVAGAEQRFDVDYDRTGRPARIRHSDGYEVAFTVTRDRITAMSVVNPASGETVLVTRYGYDTDGRLTQVVNSSGRPMLFDYDTQGRVTGWQDRTGTWYRYVYDAAGRCVKTVGDKGFRDGTFAYDRERLVTVYTDSLGHRTEYHLNEANQVVREVDAAGHATVSTWDRYDRLLMRTDKLGRTTSYEYDDTGALSRLVRPDGSVVQVALRGGAVAAIAVRDGERTWTRTYDEPLDPFSARLGVAGEFRPDSVAGAAVLPDAVAQAERTTKGYIPDLFGRPALVDTPGGQVRLDWTVEGLRAARTGPAGGREQWSYDGEGNDVAHVSETGAVTRREYGPFDVVVAEIDEAGGRTTYAYDTELRLLAVTNPLGLTWRYVYDHAGRVTEERDFDGRTLRFEYDAAGQLARAFNGLGELTELTYDTLGNVVARRTPYGLTTNSYDPVGRLRRAENADAVIEYERDEKGRVVAQTINGRTTTFTYAPDGTRVTRRTPSGVDSSWSFGDQGAPVGLAGGGHVLAFDRDPAGKETGRSLDGTVVLTQAYDAEQRLTAQEGPSLRRRYDYRADGHLVRTADSLSGTADFRLDPAGRVVEAIAADRREGFRYDVAGNIVFSGVAGQAAPESGPRAYVGNTLTSAGAISYRHDAQGRVVQRRVGELVWSYGWDGQDRLTGVTTPDGTRWRYRYDPVGRRIAKQRFGPGGEIAEQVEFVWDGGKLVEESHRLADGTTRVRTWDYDPDTDTPVAQHESVGDVRLFHTIVTDPVGRPAELLDGAGRPVWAGRTTVWGRDLPGSGGATTTPLRFPGQYLDAETGLHYNVYRYYDPAAGRYVSQDPLGLAPAPNPAAYVSNPLRVADPLGLAPTSCKAGGGTGTTSSRAGSTDEPAHVGDTGSTPNPSRSASPEPGPSHSSDGATPPRTDQEIVDAKKHQATPDFSHNPQNPQGWVFHGSGTKPEVIFKDGLTSDAFRNTMPTKGPNYDIANHQHQSWKSGSGYVSTSGDYESGMQFVPPKVGDDPLVETTKTGFWGKTDNKTFFKHEGYVYQIENKPGTMVHLPSHPDRLPHFDNQNEWAAIDHIPGSQISGAWKVDGHYNVVPGEPGKHPNIVYPNDTNAWPKPTFIDNENFVPTPPPKGGPPVPPKD, translated from the coding sequence GTGAGTAATCCGCTGATCGCGCCGACGCAAGACTCCACCAAGGCGTATTCGGGTATTTCGCTGCTCGAATCCGCGAACGACCTGTCGACGGCCATTGAGTCGGGCGACTGGGCGTCGGTGGCGATGGGTGCGGTCGGGACGGCGCTGGACGCGTTGTCGATGGCGATGGACCCGTTCGGGGCGATCCTGGCGGCCGGCGTGTCGTGGTTGATGGAGCACGTCGGTCCGCTCAAGGACGCGCTCAACGGGTTGACCGGCAACGCGGATCAGATCAAGGCGCAGTCCGAGACCTGGGCGAACGTGGCCAAGGAGCTCGGCAGTGTCTCCTCGGACCTGACCGACGCGATCAACGCCGACCTGCAGTCCTGGACCGGGTCAGCCTCGGATGCGTACCGGCAGCGCGGCCAGGATCTCGCGACGTCGTTGCAGGCGGCGCAGAAGGGCTGTGAAGGCGCATCCTCCGGGGTGAAGACCGCGGGTGAGGTGGTGGCCGCGGTCCGCACGCTGGTGCGGGACATCATTTCCGAGCTGATCGGGCACATGATCAGCTGGGCGTTGCAGGTCGTGTTCACCCTGGGCATCGGGCTGGCCTGGGTGGTGCCGCAGGTCGTGAGCGCGGTCGCGAAGACAGCGTCGCAGATCACCGGCCTGGTGACGAAGCTGGTGAAGGCGCTCAAGGCTCTGGTGCCGCTGTTGAAGAAGGCCGGGACGCTGTTCGAGGACGCCGGGAAGGCGTTCAAGGGCCTCAAGGGCGGCAAGGTCACCCCGCCGCCGAAGACGAAGGACCTCTCCGGCACCCCGAAGGCTCCGCCGGGGAAAACTCCCGGCGGTGACGGCGGCGGCACCCCCAAGGGCGGCGGCTACGAAGGCACGCCGAAGGACTACACGCCACCCCCGGGCAAGTCCGGTGCGGACGACTCCACGAAGAGCTCCGGCTACGAGGGCAACCCGAAGGACTACACCCCGCCGCCCGGTAAATCGAGCGGCGACGACAGCACCTCGGCCTCGGGCTACAACGGCGACGCCAAGGACTACACCCCACCACTGGCCTCGAAGGGTGGCGACGACGCCACTCACGCGTCAAGCTCGGGTGGTGGTGGCTCCACCGGCGGAGGTGGCGCCCCGCCGCCGGTGAAGAGCGACCCGCCGCCGCTCAAGACCGATCCGGACCCGGTGCCCGCGGGCGCCGGTGGCGGCGGCACCCCGAAGGGCGGCACGCCGAAGAGCCCGCCGCCGTCGAACAAACCGGACAACCCGCGCGACACCTCGGTGGACAAGGACAGCCGCGTGTGCGCGTCGGACCCCGTCGACGTCGCGACGGGCGAGATGATCCTCGACCAGACCGATCTGGTGCTGCCGCTGGACCTCGAGCTTTCGCTCGAGCGCACGCACGTCTCCTCGTACCGCGCCGGGCGGTGGTTCGGCCGTTCCTGGGCGTCCACAGTGGACCAGCGGCTCGAGGTCGACGACGAGGACGTCTGCTACTTCTCACCCGACGGCATGGTGCTCGTGTACCCGCTGCCGGCGCCGGGCACCACGCAGCTGCCGGTGGAGGGGCGGCGGCTGCCGCTGACCCGGCGGCTCGACGGTGGTTACGTGCTCGAAGAACCGTTGCGGGGCACCAGTCTCCGCTTCGACCCGGTGGTGGGAGAGGCACCCGGCGTGCTGCCTCTCACTGCGGTGGCCGGAGCCGAGCAGCGGTTCGACGTCGACTACGACCGGACGGGGCGGCCGGCGCGGATCCGCCACTCGGACGGATACGAGGTCGCCTTCACCGTGACCCGCGACCGGATCACCGCGATGTCGGTCGTGAACCCTGCCTCCGGCGAGACCGTGCTGGTCACCCGCTACGGCTACGACACCGATGGCCGGCTCACCCAGGTCGTGAACTCCTCGGGCCGCCCGATGCTGTTCGACTACGACACCCAAGGCCGCGTCACGGGCTGGCAGGACCGCACCGGAACCTGGTACCGCTATGTCTACGACGCGGCTGGCCGGTGCGTGAAGACGGTGGGGGACAAGGGTTTCCGCGACGGCACCTTCGCTTACGACCGCGAGCGCCTCGTCACCGTCTACACCGACTCGCTCGGCCACCGCACCGAGTACCACCTCAACGAGGCCAACCAGGTCGTGCGGGAGGTCGACGCGGCGGGCCACGCCACGGTGTCCACTTGGGACCGTTACGACCGGCTGCTCATGCGCACCGACAAGCTCGGGCGCACCACCTCCTACGAGTACGACGACACCGGCGCGTTGAGCCGCCTGGTCCGGCCCGACGGCAGCGTCGTGCAGGTCGCGCTGCGCGGTGGGGCGGTGGCCGCCATCGCCGTCCGCGACGGTGAGCGCACCTGGACCCGCACGTACGACGAGCCACTGGACCCGTTCTCGGCGCGCCTCGGCGTGGCCGGGGAGTTCCGCCCCGACAGCGTCGCCGGCGCCGCCGTGCTGCCCGACGCGGTCGCGCAGGCCGAGCGGACCACGAAGGGCTACATCCCCGACCTGTTCGGCCGGCCGGCGCTCGTGGACACACCCGGCGGGCAGGTGCGGCTCGACTGGACGGTCGAAGGCTTGCGAGCCGCGCGCACCGGCCCCGCCGGCGGACGCGAGCAGTGGTCGTACGACGGCGAAGGCAATGACGTCGCCCACGTCAGCGAGACCGGCGCCGTCACGCGGCGCGAGTACGGCCCGTTCGACGTGGTCGTCGCCGAGATCGATGAGGCCGGCGGGCGCACGACGTACGCGTACGACACCGAGCTGCGCCTGCTGGCGGTGACCAACCCGCTCGGCCTGACCTGGCGCTACGTCTACGACCACGCGGGCCGCGTCACCGAAGAGCGCGACTTCGACGGACGCACGCTCCGCTTCGAATACGACGCCGCCGGACAGCTCGCTCGCGCGTTCAACGGCCTCGGCGAGCTCACCGAGCTCACCTACGACACGCTGGGCAACGTCGTCGCGCGGCGCACGCCCTACGGGCTCACCACGAACTCCTACGACCCGGTCGGCCGCCTGCGCCGCGCGGAAAACGCTGACGCGGTCATCGAGTACGAACGCGACGAGAAGGGCCGCGTCGTCGCCCAGACGATCAACGGCCGCACCACCACGTTCACCTACGCCCCGGACGGCACCCGGGTCACCCGGCGCACCCCGTCCGGAGTGGACAGTTCGTGGTCGTTCGGCGACCAAGGCGCTCCGGTCGGCCTCGCCGGCGGGGGCCACGTGCTCGCCTTCGACCGCGATCCGGCCGGCAAGGAGACGGGCCGTTCGCTGGACGGCACGGTGGTGCTGACCCAGGCGTACGACGCCGAGCAGCGACTCACCGCGCAGGAGGGCCCGAGCCTGCGCCGGCGCTACGACTACCGCGCCGACGGCCACCTCGTCCGCACCGCCGACAGCCTCTCCGGCACCGCGGACTTCCGGCTCGACCCGGCCGGGCGGGTCGTCGAAGCGATCGCGGCCGACCGGCGCGAGGGCTTCCGCTACGACGTGGCGGGCAACATCGTCTTCAGCGGCGTCGCCGGGCAGGCGGCGCCCGAAAGCGGCCCGCGGGCCTACGTCGGCAACACCCTCACCTCGGCGGGCGCGATCTCCTACCGCCACGACGCCCAGGGCCGGGTCGTCCAGCGCCGCGTCGGCGAGCTCGTGTGGAGCTACGGCTGGGACGGCCAAGACCGGCTGACCGGCGTGACGACTCCGGACGGCACGCGGTGGCGCTACCGCTACGACCCTGTCGGCCGGCGCATCGCCAAGCAGCGCTTCGGGCCGGGCGGCGAGATCGCCGAGCAGGTCGAGTTCGTGTGGGACGGTGGGAAACTCGTCGAGGAGTCGCACCGCCTCGCCGACGGGACCACCCGCGTGCGCACCTGGGACTACGACCCCGACACCGACACACCGGTGGCCCAGCACGAGAGCGTCGGCGACGTCCGGCTGTTCCACACCATCGTGACCGACCCCGTCGGCCGGCCGGCCGAGCTGCTCGACGGCGCCGGCCGGCCGGTCTGGGCGGGCCGCACCACGGTGTGGGGCCGCGACCTGCCGGGCAGCGGCGGCGCGACGACCACCCCGCTGCGCTTCCCCGGCCAGTATCTCGACGCGGAAACCGGGCTGCACTACAACGTCTACCGCTACTACGACCCCGCCGCGGGCCGGTACGTCAGCCAGGACCCGCTGGGTCTCGCGCCCGCGCCCAACCCGGCCGCGTACGTGAGCAACCCGCTGCGCGTCGCCGACCCGCTGGGGCTGGCACCGACGAGCTGCAAGGCGGGAGGCGGCACCGGCACCACGTCGAGCCGGGCGGGCAGCACCGACGAACCCGCCCACGTCGGCGACACCGGCAGCACGCCGAACCCGTCGCGATCGGCGTCGCCGGAGCCCGGGCCGTCGCACAGTTCCGACGGCGCGACCCCGCCACGCACCGACCAGGAAATCGTGGACGCGAAGAAGCACCAGGCCACCCCGGACTTTTCGCACAACCCGCAAAACCCCCAGGGCTGGGTTTTCCACGGGTCAGGCACGAAACCGGAGGTCATTTTCAAGGACGGCCTCACGTCCGACGCGTTTCGCAACACCATGCCGACCAAGGGCCCCAACTACGACATCGCCAATCACCAGCACCAGTCGTGGAAATCCGGGAGTGGGTACGTCTCCACCTCGGGCGACTACGAGAGCGGCATGCAGTTCGTGCCACCCAAGGTGGGCGACGATCCCCTCGTCGAAACGACGAAGACCGGCTTCTGGGGAAAGACCGACAACAAGACGTTCTTCAAGCACGAAGGCTACGTGTACCAGATCGAGAACAAGCCGGGCACGATGGTCCACCTGCCTTCGCACCCGGACCGCTTGCCGCATTTCGACAACCAGAACGAGTGGGCCGCGATCGACCACATCCCGGGCTCGCAGATTTCCGGTGCGTGGAAGGTCGACGGTCACTACAATGTAGTGCCCGGCGAGCCCGGCAAGCATCCGAACATCGTCTATCCGAATGACACGAACGCCTGGCCCAAACCCACATTCATCGACAACGAGAACTTTGTGCCGACGCCGCCTCCCAAAGGTGGCCCACCCGTGCCACCCAAGGACTGA
- a CDS encoding Bcr/CflA family multidrug efflux MFS transporter, which yields MTNRLEAAPGAGVSAGGGQLKLVLILGVLVALGPLSIDMYLPALPTIAQDLLTSESTIQLTLTGTVLGLALGQLLVGPLSDAFGRRIPLITGSLIHVGASLLCLVAPNVELLTGARVLQGLGASAGAVLALAVVRDLYTDRNAAKLLSRLILVMGVSPVLAPTLGSALLSWTEWRGVFVVLAVIGLASAIAAALALPETLPKQRRQPWELKATVRSYRGLLTDRSFIGLVIVAGLAMAGLFAFISGGSFVFQQEFGLDQQQFGLLFGASAIWLIAATQVNARLMNRYEPAQVLLVASVAAVVAAAVLLVTGLTGFGGMFGIAVPVWAVLFFAGLILPNAPAVALNSHGDNAGTAASLLGAVQFGIGAAVSPVVGVIGNNAAAMAIVMFSGILLAGVVLWVVARPWELTVPDESAGDERVTEPEPAAQPEPKAVACADAV from the coding sequence GTGACGAACAGGCTGGAAGCCGCACCCGGCGCAGGAGTGTCCGCTGGGGGCGGACAGCTCAAGCTGGTGCTCATCCTGGGTGTCCTCGTGGCACTCGGCCCACTGTCCATCGACATGTACCTGCCCGCGCTGCCGACCATCGCGCAGGACCTGCTCACGTCCGAGTCCACGATCCAACTGACGCTGACCGGCACCGTCCTCGGGCTGGCGCTCGGGCAGCTGCTGGTCGGGCCGCTGTCCGACGCGTTCGGCCGGCGGATCCCGCTCATCACCGGCAGCCTGATCCACGTCGGCGCCTCCTTGCTGTGCCTGGTGGCGCCGAACGTCGAGCTGCTCACCGGCGCGCGCGTCCTGCAGGGCCTCGGCGCCTCGGCGGGCGCGGTGCTGGCGCTGGCCGTGGTGCGTGACCTCTACACCGACCGTAACGCCGCGAAGCTGCTGTCGCGCCTGATCCTCGTGATGGGTGTGTCGCCGGTGCTCGCGCCGACGCTCGGCAGTGCCCTGCTGAGCTGGACCGAGTGGCGCGGCGTGTTCGTGGTGCTCGCCGTGATCGGGCTCGCGAGCGCGATCGCCGCGGCGCTGGCCCTGCCGGAGACGCTGCCGAAGCAGCGCCGCCAGCCGTGGGAGCTCAAGGCCACGGTCCGCTCGTACCGCGGGCTGCTCACCGACCGCTCGTTCATCGGACTGGTGATCGTGGCCGGCCTCGCGATGGCCGGGCTGTTCGCGTTCATCAGCGGTGGCTCGTTCGTGTTCCAGCAGGAGTTCGGTCTCGACCAGCAGCAGTTCGGCCTGCTCTTCGGCGCCAGCGCGATCTGGCTGATCGCCGCGACGCAGGTCAACGCGCGGCTGATGAACCGCTACGAGCCGGCCCAGGTGCTGCTCGTCGCGAGCGTGGCGGCCGTCGTGGCCGCGGCGGTCTTGCTGGTCACGGGCCTCACCGGCTTCGGCGGGATGTTCGGCATCGCGGTGCCGGTGTGGGCGGTGCTGTTCTTCGCCGGCCTGATCCTGCCCAACGCGCCCGCGGTCGCCCTCAACTCCCACGGTGACAACGCCGGTACCGCGGCGTCACTGCTGGGTGCCGTGCAGTTCGGCATCGGCGCGGCCGTGTCGCCGGTCGTGGGCGTGATCGGCAACAACGCGGCCGCCATGGCGATCGTGATGTTCAGCGGGATCCTGTTGGCGGGTGTGGTCCTGTGGGTTGTTGCCCGGCCGTGGGAGCTCACGGTCCCGGACGAGTCGGCCGGCGACGAGCGGGTGACCGAGCCGGAGCCCGCGGCCCAGCCCGAGCCGAAGGCCGTCGCCTGCGCCGACGCGGTCTGA
- a CDS encoding VOC family protein, whose protein sequence is MPILNALGGVHHLRLTVTDLDRSRAFYTEVLGFGVTAEAPGRPDDPAIRADRDALYGGVVLANENLVLGLRPVAEKADRFESERVGLDHLSFQLGSMDRLWEAQERLDATDVVHGTIRELPAFGIAILSVDDPDGIHLELTAALE, encoded by the coding sequence ATGCCGATCCTCAACGCCCTGGGTGGCGTCCACCACCTGCGGCTCACCGTGACCGACCTCGACCGCTCGCGCGCCTTCTACACCGAGGTGCTCGGTTTCGGCGTCACGGCCGAAGCGCCGGGCCGCCCGGACGACCCGGCCATCCGGGCCGACCGCGACGCGCTCTACGGCGGAGTCGTGCTCGCCAACGAGAACCTGGTCCTCGGCCTGCGTCCCGTGGCCGAGAAGGCCGACCGGTTCGAGTCCGAACGCGTCGGTCTCGACCACCTGAGCTTCCAGCTCGGCTCGATGGACCGGCTATGGGAAGCGCAGGAGCGCCTCGACGCCACGGACGTCGTGCACGGCACGATCCGCGAGCTGCCGGCGTTCGGCATCGCGATCCTGTCGGTCGACGACCCCGACGGCATCCACCTGGAGCTCACCGCCGCGCTCGAGTAG
- a CDS encoding zinc-binding dehydrogenase, protein MSGLPATMRAARFDAASKKLSVETVPVPAPGRGEVVVKVAACGICHSDLTQLDGHFTPKLPVITPGHETAGTVAAVGEGVSFWSPGDRVVVAAGRPCGTCRECRHGGGIDSCEKLEIMAFDYDGAWAEYLVTPAMTLVGVPEHVPLEQAAVLADAVSTPYGAVGTAGLRPAEAVGIWGLGGLGTHLVQLARICGASPIVALDPLPAARERALGLGADFALDPLDEATPDKLAEITAGHGLDVAFDCVGRGASVTQADRALGHRGRLVLVGMSPDQLDLGAELNFVRRRHSVVGHLGYRMKHLSDLVELVARGRLDVSGSVSAILPLEEAAEGVRRLREHDGDPIRILLRP, encoded by the coding sequence ATGAGCGGCCTGCCGGCCACGATGCGAGCGGCGCGGTTCGACGCGGCGTCGAAGAAGCTGAGCGTGGAGACCGTGCCCGTGCCGGCTCCGGGGCGCGGTGAGGTCGTGGTCAAGGTCGCGGCCTGCGGGATCTGCCACTCGGACCTGACCCAGCTCGACGGGCACTTCACCCCGAAGCTGCCGGTGATCACGCCCGGACACGAAACGGCGGGCACGGTCGCCGCCGTCGGCGAAGGGGTGAGCTTCTGGTCGCCGGGTGACCGCGTGGTCGTCGCCGCGGGCCGGCCGTGCGGCACGTGCCGCGAATGCCGCCACGGTGGCGGGATCGACTCGTGCGAAAAGCTCGAGATCATGGCCTTCGACTACGACGGCGCCTGGGCCGAGTACCTGGTCACGCCCGCGATGACCCTGGTCGGCGTGCCGGAGCACGTGCCGCTGGAGCAGGCCGCGGTGCTGGCCGACGCGGTCTCGACCCCGTACGGCGCCGTCGGCACAGCCGGGCTGCGTCCGGCCGAGGCCGTCGGCATCTGGGGTCTGGGCGGGCTGGGCACGCACCTGGTACAGCTCGCGCGCATCTGCGGCGCGTCACCGATCGTGGCGCTCGACCCGCTGCCGGCGGCCCGCGAACGCGCGCTCGGCCTCGGCGCCGACTTCGCGCTCGACCCGCTCGACGAGGCCACGCCGGACAAGCTCGCGGAGATCACCGCCGGCCACGGCCTCGACGTCGCGTTCGACTGCGTCGGCCGGGGTGCCAGCGTCACGCAGGCCGACCGCGCGCTCGGTCACCGCGGCCGGCTGGTGCTCGTCGGGATGTCGCCCGACCAGCTGGACCTGGGGGCCGAGCTGAACTTCGTGCGGCGGCGCCACAGCGTCGTCGGGCACCTCGGTTACCGCATGAAGCACCTGTCCGACCTGGTGGAGCTGGTCGCCCGCGGACGGCTGGACGTATCGGGCTCCGTGAGCGCGATCCTGCCGCTGGAGGAGGCCGCCGAAGGGGTGCGGCGCCTGCGCGAACACGACGGTGACCCGATCCGGATCTTGCTTCGGCCTTGA
- a CDS encoding VOC family protein: MNEYTSPVPMPALDAIAPEPYRGIYGMPMFPMIPTADLEESKDFWLRGLGFIDLFSIPGRITHLRRWAFQDVLLVPGEVTPGSALAISFSCVLSQIDEVAARCEELRPGCTSDPEEKPWNSVELTVETPERVRIVLTAARPIDPDSAQADELRAVGIDVPRG; the protein is encoded by the coding sequence GTGAACGAATACACCAGCCCCGTCCCGATGCCGGCCCTCGACGCGATCGCGCCGGAGCCCTACCGCGGCATCTACGGCATGCCCATGTTCCCGATGATCCCGACGGCCGACCTCGAGGAGTCCAAGGACTTCTGGTTGCGCGGCCTCGGGTTCATCGACCTGTTCTCCATTCCCGGCCGGATCACCCACCTGCGGCGGTGGGCGTTCCAGGACGTGCTGCTCGTGCCGGGTGAAGTCACGCCCGGCTCCGCGCTGGCCATCAGCTTCTCGTGCGTCCTCTCCCAGATCGACGAGGTCGCCGCGCGGTGCGAGGAGCTGCGGCCGGGCTGCACGAGCGACCCGGAGGAGAAGCCGTGGAACTCCGTCGAGCTCACGGTTGAGACACCCGAACGGGTGCGGATCGTGCTCACCGCGGCCCGGCCGATCGACCCGGACAGCGCCCAGGCCGACGAGTTGCGCGCCGTCGGGATCGACGTTCCGCGCGGGTGA
- a CDS encoding MerR family transcriptional regulator, with the protein MSEGLTVGRAAALVGVSVKTLHHWDAIGLVRPSERTYAGYRVYSGDDIARVHRVLVYRELGFPLAEIGRLLDDPAVDAREHLRRQRTELVDRISRLETMVSAVDRMLAAAKTGIQLTPEQQVEIFGSDWRPEWVCEAETRWGDSPQWTQYTERAAALSPADWQEVAARVEKLNADLATAHQTGVTPGSPEANDLAERHRASMTTYFDCPHARHVCLGRLLAEDEGFAGYYSELSPGLAPWLCEVIKANAAAHGVDPENATWD; encoded by the coding sequence ATGAGTGAAGGCCTCACTGTCGGCCGGGCGGCGGCGCTCGTCGGGGTCAGCGTGAAGACGCTGCACCACTGGGACGCGATCGGTCTCGTGCGCCCGAGTGAGCGCACATACGCGGGGTACCGGGTGTACTCGGGCGACGACATCGCCCGGGTGCACCGGGTCCTCGTGTACCGCGAGCTGGGTTTCCCGCTCGCCGAGATCGGCCGTCTGCTCGACGACCCGGCCGTCGACGCCCGCGAGCACCTGCGGCGCCAGCGCACCGAGCTCGTCGACCGGATTTCCCGCCTGGAGACGATGGTGTCGGCCGTCGACCGCATGCTGGCCGCCGCGAAGACCGGCATCCAGCTCACCCCGGAACAGCAGGTGGAGATCTTCGGCTCCGACTGGCGCCCGGAATGGGTCTGCGAAGCCGAAACCCGCTGGGGCGACAGTCCTCAGTGGACCCAGTACACCGAACGCGCCGCCGCGCTGAGCCCCGCCGACTGGCAGGAAGTGGCGGCTCGCGTGGAAAAGCTGAACGCCGACCTGGCGACCGCGCACCAGACCGGCGTCACTCCGGGCTCCCCCGAGGCCAACGATCTGGCCGAACGTCACCGCGCGTCCATGACCACGTACTTCGACTGCCCCCACGCGCGGCACGTCTGCCTCGGCCGGCTGCTGGCGGAGGACGAGGGGTTCGCGGGCTACTACAGCGAGCTCTCGCCGGGCCTGGCGCCTTGGCTGTGCGAGGTGATCAAGGCGAACGCCGCGGCCCACGGCGTCGACCCGGAAAACGCCACCTGGGACTGA
- a CDS encoding NmrA/HSCARG family protein, translating to MTDKKIIAVVGATGSQGGGLARAILDDPQGPFSLRALTRDVESPAAKELAARGAEVVATDLDDEASVLRAFEGAYGAYVVTNFWVRRTPEEEAARTRAQMELDQAEIAARAAKKTGLKHVVWSTLEDTRPHFEHQGLELPTLLEKYTVPHFDAKGEGNRFFTEQGVPTTFLETTFYYESFLKGQGVHRGADGMLELTNPMGDSVMALVASEDIGRTAYGIFLAGPTYIGRTVGLAGAHYTGVQLAELFTKVLGEEVVYRPQTHDEVRAGGYPGAVEIGNMYQFYADAADSFVESRDLERVRRINPRLKSLEEWLREHKSELVTD from the coding sequence ATGACCGACAAGAAGATCATTGCCGTGGTGGGGGCGACCGGTTCGCAGGGCGGTGGTCTGGCCCGTGCGATCCTCGACGACCCGCAGGGACCGTTCAGCCTTCGCGCGCTGACCCGCGACGTCGAGTCCCCGGCGGCCAAGGAGCTGGCGGCGCGCGGTGCGGAGGTCGTGGCGACCGATCTCGACGACGAGGCCAGCGTGCTGCGCGCGTTCGAAGGCGCTTATGGCGCGTACGTGGTCACGAACTTCTGGGTCCGGCGCACCCCCGAGGAGGAGGCGGCGCGCACGCGGGCGCAGATGGAACTCGACCAGGCGGAGATCGCCGCGCGTGCCGCGAAGAAGACCGGCCTGAAGCACGTGGTCTGGTCCACGCTGGAGGACACCCGCCCGCACTTCGAGCACCAGGGCCTCGAGCTGCCGACGCTGCTCGAGAAGTACACGGTGCCCCACTTCGACGCCAAGGGCGAGGGCAACCGGTTCTTCACCGAGCAGGGCGTGCCCACGACGTTCCTGGAGACGACGTTCTACTACGAGTCGTTCCTGAAGGGGCAAGGCGTGCACCGCGGCGCCGACGGCATGCTCGAGCTCACCAACCCGATGGGCGACTCCGTGATGGCGCTCGTCGCGTCGGAGGACATCGGCCGCACCGCCTACGGCATCTTCCTCGCGGGCCCGACGTACATCGGCCGCACCGTCGGCCTCGCCGGCGCGCACTACACGGGCGTCCAGCTGGCGGAGCTGTTCACGAAGGTGCTGGGCGAGGAGGTCGTCTACCGGCCGCAGACCCACGACGAGGTCCGCGCCGGCGGCTACCCGGGCGCCGTCGAGATCGGCAACATGTACCAGTTCTACGCCGACGCGGCCGATTCCTTCGTCGAGTCCCGCGACCTCGAGCGCGTCCGCCGCATCAACCCGCGGCTGAAGTCGCTGGAAGAGTGGCTGCGGGAGCACAAGTCGGAGCTGGTGACCGACTGA
- a CDS encoding response regulator transcription factor, which produces MTIRLLLADDQALVRQALCALLELEDDFAVVASIGRGDQVVDAALAEQPDVALLDIEMPGLDGLAAAAVLAKQAPGCRVVMLTTFGRAGYLRRAMEAGAVGFVVKDAPAETLADAIRRVVAGERVVDPALAVATLAAGESPLTARERDVLIAARSGVSVAEIAATLYLSEGTVRNYLSAAIAKTGTRNRMEALRVADERGWL; this is translated from the coding sequence ATGACGATCCGCCTGCTGCTCGCCGACGACCAGGCCTTGGTGCGCCAGGCGTTGTGCGCCCTGCTGGAGCTGGAGGACGACTTCGCGGTCGTGGCGTCGATCGGTCGCGGCGACCAGGTGGTGGACGCCGCGCTGGCGGAGCAGCCGGACGTCGCGTTGCTGGACATCGAGATGCCGGGCCTCGACGGGCTGGCCGCGGCGGCCGTGCTGGCGAAGCAGGCGCCGGGGTGTCGCGTGGTCATGCTGACCACGTTCGGGCGCGCGGGCTATCTGCGGCGCGCGATGGAGGCGGGCGCGGTCGGGTTCGTGGTGAAGGACGCGCCGGCCGAGACGCTGGCCGACGCGATCCGCCGGGTGGTCGCCGGTGAGCGCGTGGTGGATCCGGCGCTGGCCGTCGCGACGCTGGCGGCGGGGGAGTCGCCGCTCACGGCGCGCGAGCGCGACGTGCTGATCGCCGCCCGCTCGGGGGTGTCGGTGGCCGAGATCGCGGCCACGCTGTACCTGTCGGAGGGCACGGTGCGCAACTACCTGTCGGCGGCGATCGCCAAGACGGGGACGCGTAACCGGATGGAGGCGCTGCGGGTCGCCGACGAGAGAGGCTGGCTGTGA